The following proteins are encoded in a genomic region of Hydra vulgaris chromosome 05, alternate assembly HydraT2T_AEP:
- the LOC136071902 gene encoding synaptotagmin-15-like isoform X2 yields the protein MYGLGGVLIGLFAFLILCTTLWFFYWRRQQGKRFRRLSETELSQQIIQTKFPIIKTNTLEFTLPQTVFTRSLQSSEKLNESNSNGEKYELSINGLQDTGVIKTKFGQFKPALYQSSDDSECDADNDLPPGNNGRIYFNLEYLAQSEKLVVTVDRIRNLLGRNASASQSTTCDPFIRLYLLPDEKRYLQSKMKRKTRHPVFKETFIYTMSYSLLIERTLRITVFDVDRFMRQNIIGHALYPLSDLDVTMVTEVSRDVEKFSQVCAGSGRLQIGLTHFPDLNRISVNVIRASQLFEELGVSAPDTYVKITYLVLSKVHKIKKTSIIKSTFEPLYNETMEFKINSNELDAGCLHFEVFQCTGGIKNDRILGYFIIGGNMCSRGKELEHWENMVQNSHKVIKEWHDLKS from the exons ATGTATGGACTTGGAGGCGTATTAATTGGtttatttgcttttcttatACTTTGTACAACGCTCTGGTTTTTTTACTGGCGAAGGCAACAAGGAAAACGTTTCCGACGTCTTTCTGAAACTGAGTTATCGCAACAAATAATCCAGACAAAGTTCCCTATTATAAAGACAAACACGCTAGAATTTACTCTTCCGCAAACAGTATTTACAAGATCGTTACAGAGCAGCGAAAAACTTAATGAATCGAATAGTAATGGCGAAAAATATGAATTGTCAATTAATGGTTTACAAGATACTGGagtgataaaaacaaaatttggcCAATTTAAACCAGCTTTATATCAATCTAGTGACGATAGTGAATGCGATGCGGACAATGATTTACCTCCGGGTAATAACGGTcgcatttattttaatttggaaTACTTAGCGCAATCAGAAAAACTTGTAGTAACTGTTGATAGAATTCGGAATTTACTTGGTCGAAATGCTTCCGCATCACAATCAACAACATGTGATCCTTTTATTCGTTTATACTTGTTACCTGACGAAAAACGATACTTACAATCTAAAATGAAACGAAAAACACGCCATCCTGTTTTTAAggaaacatttatttacactATGTCATACAGTTTGCTTATTGAAAGAACGTTAAGAATAACCGTTTTTGACGTAGACCGATTTATGCGTCAAAATATTATTGGTCATGCTTTGTATCCTCTAAGCGATTTAGATGTAACAATGGTAACTGAAGTTTCAAGAGATGTTGAAAAGTTTTCgcaa GTATGCGCCGGATCTGGAAGATTGCAAATTGGGCTTACACACTTCCCAGATTTGAATCGGATAAGTGTCAACGTGATAAGAGCTTCCCAGCTGTTTGAAGAATTAGGAGTATCTGCTCCAg aCACGTACGTCAAAATCACATACCTTGTTCTCAGCAaagttcataaaattaaaaaaacgtcaATAATTAAAAGTACTTTCGAACCATTATATAATGAAACTATggagtttaaaataaatagcaacGAACTAGATGCTGGTTGCTTACATTTTGAGGTTTTTCAATGTACGGGGGGAATAAAAAACGATCGTATTCTTGGCTATTTTATTATTGGTGGAAATATGTGTTCACGTGGCAAAGAGCTAGAACACTGGGAAAACATGGTACAAAATTCtcataaagttataaaagagtGGCACGACCTCAAAAGTTGa
- the LOC136071902 gene encoding synaptotagmin-15-like isoform X1, translating to MTKFLTDQMYGLGGVLIGLFAFLILCTTLWFFYWRRQQGKRFRRLSETELSQQIIQTKFPIIKTNTLEFTLPQTVFTRSLQSSEKLNESNSNGEKYELSINGLQDTGVIKTKFGQFKPALYQSSDDSECDADNDLPPGNNGRIYFNLEYLAQSEKLVVTVDRIRNLLGRNASASQSTTCDPFIRLYLLPDEKRYLQSKMKRKTRHPVFKETFIYTMSYSLLIERTLRITVFDVDRFMRQNIIGHALYPLSDLDVTMVTEVSRDVEKFSQVCAGSGRLQIGLTHFPDLNRISVNVIRASQLFEELGVSAPDTYVKITYLVLSKVHKIKKTSIIKSTFEPLYNETMEFKINSNELDAGCLHFEVFQCTGGIKNDRILGYFIIGGNMCSRGKELEHWENMVQNSHKVIKEWHDLKS from the exons ATGACGAAGTTTTTAACTG ACCAGATGTATGGACTTGGAGGCGTATTAATTGGtttatttgcttttcttatACTTTGTACAACGCTCTGGTTTTTTTACTGGCGAAGGCAACAAGGAAAACGTTTCCGACGTCTTTCTGAAACTGAGTTATCGCAACAAATAATCCAGACAAAGTTCCCTATTATAAAGACAAACACGCTAGAATTTACTCTTCCGCAAACAGTATTTACAAGATCGTTACAGAGCAGCGAAAAACTTAATGAATCGAATAGTAATGGCGAAAAATATGAATTGTCAATTAATGGTTTACAAGATACTGGagtgataaaaacaaaatttggcCAATTTAAACCAGCTTTATATCAATCTAGTGACGATAGTGAATGCGATGCGGACAATGATTTACCTCCGGGTAATAACGGTcgcatttattttaatttggaaTACTTAGCGCAATCAGAAAAACTTGTAGTAACTGTTGATAGAATTCGGAATTTACTTGGTCGAAATGCTTCCGCATCACAATCAACAACATGTGATCCTTTTATTCGTTTATACTTGTTACCTGACGAAAAACGATACTTACAATCTAAAATGAAACGAAAAACACGCCATCCTGTTTTTAAggaaacatttatttacactATGTCATACAGTTTGCTTATTGAAAGAACGTTAAGAATAACCGTTTTTGACGTAGACCGATTTATGCGTCAAAATATTATTGGTCATGCTTTGTATCCTCTAAGCGATTTAGATGTAACAATGGTAACTGAAGTTTCAAGAGATGTTGAAAAGTTTTCgcaa GTATGCGCCGGATCTGGAAGATTGCAAATTGGGCTTACACACTTCCCAGATTTGAATCGGATAAGTGTCAACGTGATAAGAGCTTCCCAGCTGTTTGAAGAATTAGGAGTATCTGCTCCAg aCACGTACGTCAAAATCACATACCTTGTTCTCAGCAaagttcataaaattaaaaaaacgtcaATAATTAAAAGTACTTTCGAACCATTATATAATGAAACTATggagtttaaaataaatagcaacGAACTAGATGCTGGTTGCTTACATTTTGAGGTTTTTCAATGTACGGGGGGAATAAAAAACGATCGTATTCTTGGCTATTTTATTATTGGTGGAAATATGTGTTCACGTGGCAAAGAGCTAGAACACTGGGAAAACATGGTACAAAATTCtcataaagttataaaagagtGGCACGACCTCAAAAGTTGa